The Cotesia glomerata isolate CgM1 linkage group LG7, MPM_Cglom_v2.3, whole genome shotgun sequence genome segment atatataaatatatgaaaaattgatgttggtactcaaatgaaaggtctcaatgagtgtaacatcaagatgagcttatatctttaaaaatttcaatagtttacaagattcAAGGTTCttccttaattattgatatatttaaaaatgtaagctcatttcgatgttacactcaccgagacctttaatttaagtacccacatgcgtttttcatatatttttcatatataaatatatataatatatataaatatataaaatatatgaaaaattgatgtgggtactcaaatgaaagcttttgatgagtgtaacatcgggatgagcttatatcattaaaaatgtcaaaagttcacaagatattcgTTAAAATGTCCTGTACTTTCTTACCTATTAAcgattttaatgatataagctcatcttgatgttacactcatcaagacctttcatttgagtacccacatcaatttttcatatattttatatatacatatgtatatttatatatatatatatatatatatatatatctatatgtatttatgaaaaatatatgaaaaattgatgtgggtactcaaataaaaggtctcgatgagagtaacatcaggacgagcttatatctttaaaaatatcaatatttcacaagatacaaggtaatttcataattatgtATCGAGAGAGAGCATTATTAAGCTGCGAAGCAATCtaatttatagataaataaaaatatttacttgcaTCCGACCAATTTCTACTAGAAGTAGGAGCAACATCCGCGAGCATAATCAGCCTGGTAGTATCAGCGCCATACTCCCTAAACATCTCCATAGGATCAACCCCATTGTGTTTAGACTTGGACATCTTCTCCCAAGTAACCACAATAGGTAACTTTGTTtctttttcaacaaaattctTGCCCACCTTCTCAACCTGATCGCTCTTGAGATACTTTCCGCTGCCTTTAACCCTGAAACTCTTCCCCATGACCATCCCCTGGACCAGCAGCTGCTTGAACGGCTCCCTCGTCGGCAACAGACCTTCTGAGTGCAAAAAATGATTAACGAATCTCGCGTAGTACAAATGCAGCGCTGCGTGTTCTTTTCCGCCGATGTATAAGTCCACTGGCAAAAACTTTTTAgctttttcttttgaaaacaTCTCGGAGGTATTTTTTACATCAATGTATCTCATAAAATACCAAGAACTATCAACAAAAGTGTCCATAGTATCGGCTTCTCTGAACGCTTCAGCTCCGCATTTTGGACAGGAAGTCTTCAGCCAGTCAACAGCTTGCCGCAAATTGGGGATCCCCTTGTCTGAGGTCAGTTTCTTTGGTAAAGTCACTGGAAGTTGATCTCGTGGAACTGGAACAGTTCCACAGGATTTGCAGTGGATTATTGGGATTGGCGTGCCCCAGTATCTTTGTCGCGAGATCAACCAGTCTCTTAATGTTGGACTGACCTCATAGCCTCCTATTTTCCATTCTCGAGCTTGTTTCATTGATTTTTGACGCTTTTGTTGGAACTCTTCGGGGGGTAGTTCTTCTAATTTAGTAAAATCGATGCCGTTGTCGACGCAAAATGCTGCATCTTCTTCGGAACAACCTGgagaaataatataattaaaatattggtacaaatttcagaattttttttttaaggtaaaattttattaaataatgacttttgttaaattgcactgtcatttcttaactattgacgtttttaaaaatataagctcatcttgatgttacactcatcaagagctttaatttgagtacccacatgcatttttgatatatttttcatatatacatatatataatatatatttgaaagatataagctcatctcgatgctacactcatcaagagctttcatttgagtacccacatcaattttttatatatttgtcatatatacatatatgtaatatatataaatatataaaatatatgaaaaattgatgtgggtactcaaatgaaaggtcttgatgagtgtaacatcgggatgagcttacatctttaaaaatatcaatagttcacaagatatttattaaattgtactgtactttcttcaatattgacaattttgaagatataatctcattccgatgttacacttatcaagagctttcatttgagtacccacatcaatttttcatatatttgtcatatatacatatatataatatatataaatatataaaatatatgaaaaattgatgtgggtactcaaatgaaaggtcttgatgagtgtaacattaatatgagcttatatcttaaaaaatttcaatagttcacaagatatttattaaaatgtactatatctttttaactattgacctttttaaaaatataagctcatcttgacgttacactcatcaagagctttcatttgactacccacataaattttccatatatttttcatatatacatatatataatatataaatatataaaatatatgaaaaattgatgtgggtactcgaatgaaagctctcgataaatgtaacatcaggatgagcttagatccttaaaaatgtcaatagttctcaagatacaagctaattccttaattatgtatctagagaccATTTCCTAATACCTATCATGCAAACTTCGCTTACTCtctcaataatataaattaaagtttttaaagtattataataaattacctgGAATTCCTAATCGATTATCCCTAAGCtgcgaaaattcaaaattcttcGTAAAATAAACCGGAAGTTCCTGCTTATTAAACGGATTAACAACAGTAGCGTCTAAAAACACAGTTTCTAAATCTTgatcatcaaaatttttgatcttaGCTTTCgccaaaaaattatctttagaCACTGCAACAAATTTAGCGTGCTCAATAAACTCCGGCCGGTCTGTCCAGACATTAAAACTCTCAGGCTTGCCGCCAGGTAGATCAGTGACCAGCTTAAAGTCCAAGGAAGTCCCAGTGCACTCTCCAATCCAgtgtttttgaattttgataatatcccGCCACTCCTTAAGCATCGGATCATCAAGCCCGCTCATCAAAGACTTGGCAAAGGCTGTGGTGCGAATGAACCACTGCTTTAGAAGCTTCTTCTGAACCTTAGCTCCGGATCTCCAGGAGTTTCCACTCTGGTCTACCTGCTCATCAGCGAGCACAGTCTCGTCAACAGGGTCCCAGTTTACAAAGGACTGCTTCTGGTAAGCCAAGCCCCGGTCGAATAGTTTGAGGAACAACTCCTGGGTCCAGCGGTAGTACTCCGGGTGGCAGGTCGCCAGCTCGCAGTCCCAGTCAAAGTCGCAGCCCAGAGTCTTCAGCTGGGCCTTCATGTTGGAGATGTTGCTCTCGGTCCACTCTTGCGGGTCAATCTTTCGCTCTAGAGCCGCGTTCTCTGCTGGGAGGCCAAACGCGTCCCAGCCCATCGGGTGGATCACGTCCCGGCCTTTTAAACGGTGGAATCTAGATACTGCGTCGGAGATCGCGTACACTCGCACGTGGCCCATGTGCAAGCAGCCAGACGGGTAGGGAAACATTGATAAGACATAATATTTTTCTCCAGTGCTGGGTTCTGATTTTTCGGATAAGATTTTGTCTTTCCAGTGGGCTTCTATTTTGTGACGGATTTCATTTGTCATGTTTGAATCCTGGAAttttccttttatttattaaaattgtaaatttttttttagttaattaattatgacaaaaaaaattaaaattaagttagccgacatttaaaaaaatttttttttattgaaaaaatgattacaaaaaaataaaaaaaaattcacttgtaaaaactttaaaaattgtaagcgcaattttttaattttttttgtcatgttAGACTCCTGGAATTTTATGACATctaagttagctgtcacttgaaaattttttaattttatttaacaaaaagatttattccaaaaaattatttttaaaaaattgcattttttttttattttctaaatgtcaatttttttttgtcataatttatttgttataaaatttttaaaattattaaataagtgctacattaattttcatggaatttttattttatttattaaaattatattgacaattgtaaattttttttaattaattataattaaaaaaaatgaaaattaagttagctgacatttaaaaatttttagaattttttttattgagaaaatgattttaaaaaaattaaaaaaaaatttaatttgga includes the following:
- the LOC123269043 gene encoding probable leucine--tRNA ligase, mitochondrial — protein: MKYRLTNLKLSKKLNQPFINNVRHASASLGLWDSNMTNEIRHKIEAHWKDKILSEKSEPSTGEKYYVLSMFPYPSGCLHMGHVRVYAISDAVSRFHRLKGRDVIHPMGWDAFGLPAENAALERKIDPQEWTESNISNMKAQLKTLGCDFDWDCELATCHPEYYRWTQELFLKLFDRGLAYQKQSFVNWDPVDETVLADEQVDQSGNSWRSGAKVQKKLLKQWFIRTTAFAKSLMSGLDDPMLKEWRDIIKIQKHWIGECTGTSLDFKLVTDLPGGKPESFNVWTDRPEFIEHAKFVAVSKDNFLAKAKIKNFDDQDLETVFLDATVVNPFNKQELPVYFTKNFEFSQLRDNRLGIPGCSEEDAAFCVDNGIDFTKLEELPPEEFQQKRQKSMKQAREWKIGGYEVSPTLRDWLISRQRYWGTPIPIIHCKSCGTVPVPRDQLPVTLPKKLTSDKGIPNLRQAVDWLKTSCPKCGAEAFREADTMDTFVDSSWYFMRYIDVKNTSEMFSKEKAKKFLPVDLYIGGKEHAALHLYYARFVNHFLHSEGLLPTREPFKQLLVQGMVMGKSFRVKGSGKYLKSDQVEKVGKNFVEKETKLPIVVTWEKMSKSKHNGVDPMEMFREYGADTTRLIMLADVAPTSSRNWSDATFQGIFNWQQRLWLTIRQFLKRRENISLEEVANTPTTEEFLKDDAYLCNSRNYYVKGVTFNIIGSQQLSVAISKMQGLTNSIRKVSLNCLTHSPEYEKTLGTQIIMLAPIAPRFASELWSGFCSAKYFLAEDFFMKDKDVLQQKWPVVDSDFELDLDVVVNGMQVDLLKIKKSILDQLSAEAAADLALKSPGAQRHIKKREILGFKYYYEQNCDGKVSFKVAIKPASVKVESSL